From a region of the Babesia bovis T2Bo chromosome 1, whole genome shotgun sequence genome:
- a CDS encoding Glutamate-cysteine ligase family protein: protein MGFLTVGAPLSFEETAKRAERIRLLGTLQLLRCYLRNHARKDPVRCFGHEVEYMLIHLNQRTREAKLMPCAPHLLKNVPDISEPDGDRFIFMPEFASYMVEATPKEPWRLDQDYILELVDWFKGARRHIRSAVERMGIRNVYPFTLTSFPLLGTPNSVCEYPMHPLVREPAMLSDFCSDILVNPHPRFGTLARNIRCRRGKKVHIYSPPFIQHVAIGSETKRYYTNYLPDSGTPERHGDEYTTHQMPPGQLQLASNPVAYKQDNYNPSTDGNNDFYGEAQAMLATDFIRSDTTIDDPALAEEIDRLVLSSDVKDIVPKPTVEPKNFEPIYMDAMVFGMGMCCLQTTFSCVDEAEARYLYDQLTVLAPLFLALTAATAAHKGLMSSHTTRWRVLSQSVDDRRDEEHERVPFSRFSTVSLYISKDPFLLANYSKLNDVPVPSTGVVYQACIRAGIDRVIARHFAAIMSRAPLVAFQEDLSAVDIHATDAHFEAFQSTNWNTVRFKPPPLKDGGYPIPWRVEFRCCEAQLRDKESMAVVAVIALMVRVMLKERWNLYIPMSLVHQNMEICDAQDAIMNHKFHFVNNMFCNNGSTNKFTLREIFFTNDHLSLFYRCASHLDMELRSGAISQESYDVHMESLKLMKGRMCGTHATNSQEIRNFFLSHREFTGNGTVSQRMVYDMLSAIAE from the coding sequence ATGGGATTCTTGACAGTCGGAGCTCCCTTGAGCTTCGAGGAGACCGCAAAACGCGCGGAGAGGATTAGATTGCTAGGTACATTGCAACTGCTCCGTTGCTACTTACGTAACCATGCACGCAAGGATCCCGTCAGATGCTTCGGTCACGAGGTGGAGTATATGCTAATTCACTTAAACCAGCGCACGAGGGAGGCTAAGTTAATGCCCTGTGCACCTCATTTGCTGAAGAATGTACCGGATATAAGCGAGCCTGATGGCGACCGTTTTATATTCATGCCGGAATTTGCTTCTTATATGGTAGAAGCTACGCCAAAGGAGCCCTGGCGCCTGGACCAGGATTACATTCTGGAGCTTGTCGATTGGTTCAAGGGCGCACGCAGACATATTCGATCTGCGGTTGAGCGTATGGGAATTCgaaatgtatatccatttaCGCTTACTTCATTCCCTTTACTTGGTACTCCAAACTCAGTTTGCGAATATCCAATGCATCCGTTGGTCAGGGAACCGGCGATGTTAAGTGACTTTTGCAGTGATATTCTGGTAAACCCTCATCCGCGCTTTGGCACGCTTGCGCGTAACATTCGCTGCCGCCGTGGGAAGAAGgtacatatatattcccCACCGTTTATACAGCACGTGGCCATAGGTTCTGAAACCAAGCGTTACTATACCAACTACTTGCCTGATTCTGGGACGCCGGAGCGGCATGGTGATGAGTATACCACTCATCAGATGCCTCCCGGGCAGTTACAGCTTGCTTCTAACCCTGTTGCCTATAAGCAGGATAACTATAACCCTTCAACTGATGGGAATAATGACTTTTACGGTGAAGCCCAGGCCATGCTTGCAACTGACTTCATTCGCTCTGATACCACTATTGACGACCCGGCATTGGCCGAGGAAATAGATCGGCTGGTGTTATCCAGTGACGTCAAGGACATTGTGCCCAAACCAACCGTTGAGCCAAAGAACTTTGAACCCATATACATGGATGCAATGGTTTTTGGCATGGGTATGTGCTGCCTGCAGACGACGTTCAGTTGCGTTGATGAAGCGGAAGCACGGTACCTCTACGACCAGCTAACGGTGTTGGCTCCACTGTTCCTTGCACTGACGGCTGCCACTGCTGCCCACAAGGGGTTGATGTCATCCCACACCACCAGGTGGCGTGTGCTCTCACAGTCAGTAGATGATCGCCGTGATGAGGAGCATGAGCGTGTGCCGTTCTCGAGATTTTCTACCGTCTCGCTCTATATATCCAAGGACCCGTTTTTACTTGCGAATTACAGCAAGTTAAATGATGTACCTGTTCCGTCAACTGGTGTAGTGTATCAAGCTTGCATAAGAGCTGGTATTGACCGGGTCATAGCACGGCACTTCGCTGCAATCATGTCAAGGGCGCCTTTGGTGGCATTCCAGGAGGACTTGAGTGCAGTGGATATCCATGCTACCGACGCCCATTTTGAAGCGTTCCAAAGCACTAATTGGAATACCGTGCGGTTTAAACCGCCACCACTGAAGGACGGTGGCTACCCGATACCATGGCGAGTGGAATTCCGTTGCTGCGAGGCCCAGTTACGTGACAAGGAGTCCATGGCCGTGGTGGCAGTAATCGCTTTGATGGTACGGGTTATGTTGAAGGAACGCTGGAACCTGTATATTCCAATGTCATTGGTGCACCAAAACATGGAAATATGCGATGCCCAGGACGCAATCATGAACCACAAGTTCCACTTTGTCAATAACATGTTCTGCAACAACGGGTCTACTAACAAGTTTACACTACGTGAAATATTCTTCACTAACGACCACCTAAGTCTATTCTACAGGTGTGCAAGCCACTTGGATATGGAACTTAGGTCGGGAGCTATATCACAGGAATCCTATGACGTGCACATGGAGAGCCTCAAACTGATGAAGGGGCGAATGTGCGGCACGCACGCTACAAACTCGCAAGAAATTAGAAACTTCTTCCTCAGCCACCGGGAGTTTACCGGTAACGGCACAGTATCACAACGAATGGTCTACGATATGTTAAGCGCAATCGCCGAGTAA
- a CDS encoding RNA polymerase Rpb3/RpoA insert domain family protein, whose translation MEWSSRQLRPSIDIVSLTSTKMIFILLNADVATANSLRRIMLSEIPSLAIEVVTVLENTSVLHDEYIAHRLGLLPIESSSARNFEYRDKCTCSDKCSRCTVEYSLDVKCMDDTRVVTHYDINLDSWENSRGNVNAPMPVPRPSADALGNAPGDQGSDPQRVNSSGNATARNVQNPDGPHTGAVDRKSGSVPTGGIPIVKLKRGQCLSLKMTATKGLGKFHAKWMVANVAYKMEPVITINRQVAEKMNLNEKTQIVQSCPRKVFKLSNPHGAYSTATKAEIVIDNNLNCIYCDECLNQAREMGYRDLIRVQPDETKFHFTIESNGAISPEKILEICLDTLEEKLGSLHQHFLEAQARSIGAKVHTTSKSGVTTMGGSSGIDLD comes from the coding sequence ATGGAGTGGAGCAGTCGTCAGTTGCGGCCGTCGATTGACATCGTGAGCCTGACCAGCACTAAAATGATATTTATCCTTCTGAATGCTGATGTGGCTACTGCTAATTCTTTACGTCGTATTATGTTAAGTGAGATTCCTTCGCTTGCTATTGAGGTGGTGACTGTACTGGAGAACACATCCGTTCTCCATGATGAATACATTGCTCACCGGTTGGGTTTGTTACCCATTGAGTCGAGTAGCGCTCGTAACTTCGAGTACCGTGACAAGTGCACTTGCAGTGACAAGTGTTCTCGCTGTACTGTTGAGTACTCCCTGGACGTCAAGTGTATGGATGACACTCGGGTAGTTACTCACTACGACATAAATCTGGACAGCTGGGAGAATTCTCGTGGTAATGTGAATGCGCCTATGCCTGTACCACGTCCTTCAGCTGATGCTCTGGGTAATGCTCCTGGCGATCAGGGCAGCGACCCTCAGCGGGTGAACAGTTCAGGCAATGCCACTGCAAGGAACGTGCAAAATCCCGATGGTCCTCACACGGGTGCTGTTGACCGTAAATCCGGCAGTGTACCTACTGGTGGTATCCCTATAGTCAAGTTAAAGCGTGGCCAGTGCCTCAGCTTGAAGATGACTGCTACTAAGGGTTTGGGTAAATTCCATGCCAAGTGGATGGTTGCCAATGTGGCGTACAAGATGGAGCCTGTGATTACCATTAACCGCCAGGTGGCTGAGAAGATGAATTTGAATGAGAAGACGCAGATAGTGCAAAGCTGCCCTCGTAAGGTATTCAAGCTATCAAATCCTCACGGCGCGTACTCCACTGCTACCAAGGCTGAAATAGTTATCGACAACAATTTGAACTGTATCTATTGCGACGAGTGTTTGAACCAAGCCCGTGAGATGGGTTATCGTGATTTAATTCGTGTTCAACCTGACGAGACCAAGTTCCACTTTACCATTGAGTCGAATGGTGCCATATCACCTGAAAAGATACTTGAGATTTGCCTTGACACTTTGGAGGAAAAGCTAGGATCGTTGCATCAGCACTTTTTGGAGGCTCAGGCTAGGAGCATCGGTGCTAAGGTCCATACAACTTCTAAATCTGGTGTAACTACTATGGGTGGCAGCTCAGGAATCGATCTTGATTAG
- a CDS encoding tRNA-dihydrouridine(20/20a) synthase family protein encodes MCILQCPIVVFFFLLYRYTLVSSIAISQRYKTSFLVGAAAPRVTRQHFYGSIPLVHVSRCHDTMSMEDADISGRSHDRPLVQIAPMLDITYYEFRQFMRLITKRAQLWTEMMADGSLIYGDSDKVGSMLHCDANEHPIVLQLGGNNLDSLSKAGNIALGYGYTEFNLNVGCPSTRVSGKGCFGAALMNDAPLVGRIVKHLRSELGTPVTVKHRLGVDHNDSYEFVRDFISTVADQGCTDFIVHARKAWLNGINPRKNRSIPPLDHERVYRLCQEFPNLNISINGGIKSLEEIKYALSRGVYGVMVGRMAYENPCGLVRVDTDIYGEATNPATCKTRRILLETYANFIDSQASRTSDMNVCMLVKPILGTFHGEVGTKIFRQALSDMNVYETLDYPRSGTKCGHYIRRAIAIMDEVNPEALDRPLH; translated from the exons ATGTGCATACTTCAGTGTCCCATCGTTGTGTTTTTCTTTTTACTTTATCGCTATACTTTAGTATCTTCCATTGCAATATCGCAGCGTTACAAAACGTCCTTTTTAGTTGGAGCAGCTGCTCCAAGGGTCACTAGACAGCATTTTTATGGCTCCATTCCTCTAGTTCATGTATCTCGGTGCCATGATACCATGTCAATGGAAGACGCTGACATTTCAGGGCGGTCACATGACCGTCCTTTGGTTCAAATCGCACCTATGTTAGATATTACTTATTATGAGTTTAG GCAATTCATGCGTTTGATTACTAAGAGGGCCCAGTTATGGACGGAGATGATGGCTGACGGATCGTTAATATACGGTGATTCTGATAAAGTCGGCAGTATGCTGCACTGTGATGCCAATGAGCATCCCATAGTATTGCAACTGGGTGGTAACAATTTGGATAGTTTGTCTAAGGCTGGCAATATAGCCCTTGGGTATGGCTATACCGAATTCAATTTAAATGTTGGTTGTCCTTCTACTCGTGTTTCTGGTAAAGGCTGTTTCGGTGCTGCTTTAATGAATGACGCTCCTCTTGTTGGTCGTATAGTTAAGCACCTCCGTTCAGAGTTGGGTACTCCTGTTACTGTGAAGCATAGGCTTGGTGTTGATCACAATGACAGTTATGAATTTGTTCGTGATTTCATTTCAACCGTTGCTGATCAAGGTTGTACAGATTTTATAGTCCATGCTCGTAAAGCATGGCTCAATGGCATAAACCCTAGGAAGAATCGATCTATTCCTCCATTGGATCATGAGCGTGTCTATAGGTTATGTCAGGAATTCCCTAATCTCAACATTTCAATAAATGGCGGAATCAAGTCCTTGGAAGAGATAAAATACGCTTTGAGTCGCGGTGTTTACGGTGTGATGGTGGGTCGCATGGCTTATGAGAACCCGTGTGGGTTAGTTCGTGTTGATACTGATATTTACGGTGAAGCTACCAATCCAGCAACTTGCAAGACTCGTCGTATTCTTTTGGAAACCTATGCCAACTTTATAGATTCCCAAGCTTCGCGCACTAGTGATATGAATGTCTGTATGTTGGTAAAGCCCATATTAGGTACATTCCACGGTGAGGTCGGTACCAAAATATTTCGCCAGGCGCTTTCTGACATGAACGTGTATGAGACCTTGGACTATCCGAGGAGTGGCACCAAATGTGGTCACTATATACGCCGTGCAATTGCGATAATGGATGAGGTGAACCCTGAGGCGTTAGACCGCCCTTTGCACTGA